A window of the Streptomyces sp. NBC_00250 genome harbors these coding sequences:
- a CDS encoding glycoside hydrolase family 15 protein, producing MAGRIEDYALVGDLETAALVGTDGSVDWWCAPRFDSPACLAALLGDPGHGRWLLAPVGRTRCTHRSYRGDTLVLDTVWESLTGTVRITDFMPPRSPSEDAPRIVRVVEGIAGRVDVRSELRVRFHHGSIVPWTRSVDRRTVAWVAGPDAAYLSCGPGLEPVVTPDRTTVEFTATAGRRVAFVLGWRPSHTPAPVAAPPADIDAALTRTLAFWNDWAAALRYEGPAREAVIRSLLTLKALTHAPTGGVVAAATASLPESIGGQRNWDYRFCWLRDSTFTLSCLLRGGYRREALAWNDWLVRAVAGDPADLQPLYGVEGQRRLPETYADWLPGYENSRPVRFGNAAVDQFQLDIYGEVLNTVYSAVRAGVALDATAWALVASLLEYLGKRWQEPDEGIWEVRGPRRHFVHSKVMAWVAADRAVRLARVAGLRGSLRRWQSLRRELRAEVCARGWSDEQQSFTQYYGGHQVDATALLIPRLGFLPADDPRVLGTVRAMARLDDHGFLRRYGDVRDGGTHDLDDFGGTEGAFVACTFWYADALAMTGRPDEARAVFERVLDVRNDVGLLAEEWDPVAGRQLGNMPQALSHVALVNTAFTLYGTRRHDRTANRHLAVA from the coding sequence ATGGCAGGGCGAATTGAAGACTACGCCCTCGTCGGTGACCTGGAGACCGCCGCGCTCGTGGGGACCGACGGGTCCGTCGACTGGTGGTGCGCGCCCCGCTTCGACTCGCCCGCGTGCCTCGCGGCCCTCCTGGGCGATCCGGGGCACGGCCGCTGGCTCCTCGCCCCCGTCGGCAGGACCCGCTGCACGCACCGGAGTTACCGGGGCGACACGCTCGTCCTCGACACCGTCTGGGAATCCCTCACCGGAACCGTCCGGATCACCGACTTCATGCCCCCGCGTTCGCCGAGCGAGGACGCCCCGCGCATCGTCCGCGTGGTCGAGGGAATCGCCGGACGCGTCGACGTACGAAGCGAGTTGAGGGTCCGCTTCCACCACGGCAGCATCGTGCCCTGGACCCGCTCGGTCGACCGCCGTACCGTCGCCTGGGTCGCCGGACCCGACGCCGCCTACCTCTCCTGCGGGCCCGGCCTCGAACCCGTCGTCACCCCGGACCGCACCACCGTCGAGTTCACCGCCACCGCCGGCCGGCGGGTCGCCTTCGTCCTCGGCTGGCGCCCCTCGCACACCCCCGCGCCCGTCGCGGCCCCGCCGGCCGACATCGACGCCGCCCTCACCCGTACCCTCGCCTTCTGGAACGACTGGGCCGCCGCCCTCCGCTACGAGGGGCCCGCGCGCGAGGCCGTGATCCGCTCCCTGCTCACCCTCAAGGCCCTCACCCACGCCCCCACCGGCGGGGTCGTCGCCGCGGCCACCGCCTCCCTCCCCGAGTCCATCGGCGGGCAGCGCAACTGGGACTACCGCTTCTGCTGGCTGCGCGACTCCACCTTCACGCTCTCCTGCCTGCTGCGCGGCGGCTACCGCAGAGAGGCGCTCGCCTGGAACGACTGGCTGGTCCGCGCCGTCGCCGGCGACCCCGCCGACCTCCAGCCGCTGTACGGGGTCGAGGGCCAGCGGCGGCTCCCCGAGACCTACGCCGACTGGCTCCCCGGCTACGAGAACTCACGGCCCGTCAGATTCGGCAACGCGGCCGTCGACCAGTTCCAGCTCGACATCTACGGCGAGGTCCTCAACACCGTCTACTCGGCCGTCCGGGCCGGGGTCGCCCTCGACGCCACGGCCTGGGCCCTGGTGGCCTCGCTCCTGGAGTACCTCGGCAAACGCTGGCAGGAACCGGACGAGGGCATCTGGGAAGTCCGAGGCCCGCGCCGCCACTTCGTCCACTCCAAGGTCATGGCCTGGGTCGCCGCCGACCGCGCCGTCCGCCTCGCCCGGGTGGCCGGGCTCCGCGGCTCGCTCAGGCGCTGGCAGTCCCTCCGGCGCGAACTGCGCGCGGAGGTCTGCGCCCGGGGCTGGAGCGACGAGCAGCAGTCCTTCACCCAGTACTACGGCGGCCACCAGGTCGACGCCACCGCCCTGCTGATCCCGCGGCTCGGCTTCCTCCCCGCCGACGACCCCCGGGTCCTCGGCACCGTCCGGGCGATGGCACGGCTCGACGACCACGGCTTCCTGCGCCGCTACGGGGACGTCCGGGACGGCGGAACGCACGACCTCGACGACTTCGGCGGCACCGAAGGGGCCTTCGTCGCCTGCACGTTCTGGTACGCCGACGCACTCGCCATGACCGGCCGCCCCGACGAGGCCCGGGCCGTCTTCGAGCGGGTCCTCGACGTCCGCAACGACGTCGGCCTCCTCGCCGAGGAATGGGACCCGGTGGCGGGCCGCCAGCTCGGCAACATGCCGCAGGCGCTCAGCCATGTGGCCCTGGTGAACACGGCGTTCACGCTGTACGGGACACGGCGCCACGACCGTACGGCGAACCGCCATCTCGCCGTGGCGTGA